One part of the Gossypium raimondii isolate GPD5lz chromosome 1, ASM2569854v1, whole genome shotgun sequence genome encodes these proteins:
- the LOC105783089 gene encoding THO complex subunit 4D codes for MPTPLDDMVNRNNTERGRPRLRPPRPGRMTLATRRGPLAVNARPSQHSITKSSHKTRSLPWQHDLFEDSLRAAGISGVEVGTKLYVSNLDHGVTNEDIRELFSEIGELKRYSVHYDKNGRSSGSAEVVYLRRSDAFAALKRYNNVLLDGKPMIIEIVGANAEVPVSARINVTGTKGRKKRTVVMTSGAGQSRSSAGINRGPNRRGGMTMRSGRGGGRGKGRGRGKRKPMEKSADDLDKELENYHAEAMNVS; via the exons ATGCCTACCCCTCTGGATGATATGGTAAATCGAAATAATACCGAGAGAGGCAGACCCCGCCTTAGGCCGCCGCGCCCTGGAAGAATGACTCTCGCTACTCGTCGAGGCCCCCTCGCTGTTAATGCCCGCCCATCCCAACATTCTATTACTAAG TCTTCCCACAAAACCAGGAGCTTGCCATGGCAGCATGATTTGTTTGAAGACAGCCTTAGAGCTGCAGGGATATCAGGAGTAGAGGTTGGCACCAAGTTATATGTTTCCAACTTGGATCATGGAGTCACAAATGAAGATATCAGG GAACTTTTCTCTGAGATTGGAGAGCTGAAAAGGTACTCGGTTCATTACGATAAAAATGGTCGGTCAAGT GGTTCAGCTGAAGTTGTTTATCTTAGAAGAAGTGATGCATTTGCTGCTCTTAAGCGGTACAACAATGTATTGTTGGATGGAAAGCCCATGATAATTGAAATTGTTGGCGCCAATGCAGAAGTCCCTGTTTCAGCTCGCATTAATGTAACTGGAACAAAGGGAAGGAAGAAGAGGACTGTTGTTATGAC GTCTGGAGCAGGTCAATCAAGAAGCTCTGCTGGAATTAATCGTGGTCCTAA CCGTCGTGGGGGTATGACTATGAGGAGTGGCCGTGGAGGTGGTCGTGGTAAAGGCCGTGGCCGTGGAAAAAGGAAGCCTATGGAAAAGTCAGCAGATGATCTTGACAAGGAGCTTGAGAACTATCATGCTGAGGCCATGAACGTTTCCTGA